agggaggCTCCTGATCTGTGAGCTTCTGGGCAGTCCACTCAGTATGTTCAACTAAGAGCCCGCCTGCTTGCCAACCAGTCATCCTACTACAAGTCTGAGGTACAGCAGGTTaacactgcttctgttttctgaagctctATGCTGACAACCAAGAATTTCTCTGCTggagagaacagagaagagCACCTTTGGAGTCCGGCTTTCTGCTCCCTGTAAAACCATCATCTGTGCTGGGCCAGGTGAGGTAGCATCTGTTCTTCAGATGAAGATAACACCAGATATTTCACTCCAgccagctgtttgttttctgtttctctcctacAGCAAAGCACACGTGCTCACCAAGCAGGAATTAATTCACAGGAGAAGGGAGTCCTCAGACTTGGCAAGGACACTGGAAAATGGTTGCATGTATTCATGCAGTCATGCAACAATATGCCAGACTATTCAGAAACCTGAGGTCCTGGCCCTGAACTAGGTGTTGCAATTCAGCTCCAGAAAAGGATCCCCTCCAACACCCAGGTTCAAATTTTGGAGAGTATTCTGGAGAGCAGGCCAACATTTCTCCATGATTAACCAGGCATTTCTTGATGAAGAAACAAAGTAACCTCACTCGACAGGGCTTTAGGTGAAGTTGGGTACAAGAGCAAATCTGCCCAGGTTCAGGAGAGCCGCTGCTAAGTTATATGGAGTGAAGTAAACTAAGCAGCTCTGCCAGAAAGCAACAGTGAGTGTTTGGACAGGCAGAAAAGCCATGGTTGGAAGCCTCAGCTCTGACATGCTCACCACCTCTCCCTGTGAaccctccccagctgcagcgCGGTCCCAACACACACAGTGCCTCCATGCAACCCTACCTCCCACTCTGGATATCCGTGAGGCCTCAGGGGCAACGTGTGTGTCCCTGGCAGGACAACGAGGCACCCGTTGTTCTCATCAGCCCTCTGCATGGCAGTCCAGGAGCACACGATGCGGTCTGCCGGCCGGAATGGGAAATAGTGCAAGTCCTGATGCATGGGGTGGAGAAAAGTCTGTTTATCTGCAACACAAGGCCAAAATCTTCAACTTAACAAATAAGGCATGGTCTCTTCCTTCCTATGAAGACACTGCACTCATATCCTGTCTAAAGAAGACACTGCTTGCAAGCATGAAGGCTTTGCTGATTTTACATATGCTCCAGACCACCACtgatttggaaatgaaatgggTTAGCTTGTGCTCTCATCCCTAGAGTCCAAGACCAAAAGCAAATCCATGCACTTACGTCAGCAACGGCATGAGAATACAGCATGTGCCAGGAGGCTGCCTGGCTGTGTGACCCTTCAGAAGACTCCTCCTTTGGTGGCCTCCACCATCCACTCTCCACGCTTTTGCCTTTCATGGCTGCTGTCCAATCTGTGAACGTTTAACCTACACAGTATTGCGTAACCTCTCCCAGTACAAAGACTTtcaacagcagcactggaaaggCTTATCCAGAAGCCATTTGATCTACTGCTGTGTTGTAAGCAGAATCACCCCCCCCTGAGCTGCGCCAACAGATGTTTATTCAGTCTTctctcttcttgttttaaatctcCTCACAAAGTCTACCCAGCACTCTACTAACCTTCTTcctaaagatttattttccccctGAAGCCTAGACcaaaaaacattactgaaaattTGATTGCTACTTCTCTTCCCACTATGGAAATGGAACCGTATCCATATCATCCTCTTCCACACCAAAACCTTTTACATATTAGATGATTTATTTTGCCATGGAGTTTACACCTTGGACAGACAAAGCCAGAACATCTTCCTATTCATCGCTCTCGTATCAGTAATGATTTGaatttccagcagcagccaaagccAGGCTTCAAAATCCTTCCTTTAGCACACGTTCAAATACCTTCATATAGAACCACTGGGCGTGCACCAACTGACAGTGAGGTCAGGAGCATATAAACTCCGAGCAAAGGATGATCTCTGTATTTATTGCCTTTCACCGACGTCCACAGAAACACTTATTTTCAACACCTTTGAAAAGTCAAGCTTAAAAGCATGTCATGTTTCCAACAACGAGCCTTTGTGCAAGTGCAGCTGGCTGAATAGGGAGCTCGCTGGCCCACCCTGAAAATCAGTGGTGCAGCCAAGAAAATAACAGTCTTTATATGAAAcagacaacagcaacaacaaaaaaaaacacctgaaactgaaatacaatgaATGTTATCACAGTAAGTCgtgatttaaagaaaacaacctaTACCACAAGGTGCCTCAGTTCTGGCCAGATAAACAACATACGCACATTAATTTCTGTACTTATCTTTCCCAAGATCTCCTTACCAGAATCTGGAAGTTTATTGATGAGCATGGTGTGCATTGCCATTATGTTGGGCCCAGTGAAGCACTCAACGTATTTGAGGATCTACAGGGAAGAtgacatcagaaaaaaaattatcagaaacATGAGAGATGAAATTGCTGAGGATGAGGGCACAGCAGGTGGGTCACCCACCACAGGAGCTGATGAACTTTGCTTTAAGTTTCCCCTCCAggcctccatccatcccatgtTCATGCAGAATGAACAGAGGATGGTTTAGTATCTTCCCTCATTAATACGTTTATGGGAGTGACATGCAGAGGCTTTAAGGATAATGGATATGGCTTCAGCACAACCAAAATAGTTTCTTCAGGTAGGCATTAAAACCCCAATTAATTCGTATATACTTTTCCACAACcgttctgttttaatttaagctGGTTCTTTGTTACCTGTGGCAGAGTACAGTATCTGAACAACTCCTCGTTCTCCTGGAAGTCCTGCACTTTGTTAACGACGCTTTCAGTCTGGCCGTACTGGGATCTCAGGGCCTCATTTTTCATAATCATGGCTCCGGGAACTCTCACCTCTTTCTTACAGATCCTCACAAACTCCTTCCTGAAAAGGACAGGGAATAAGAAGATGGtctattttctctatttttggCCAAACGACCCTCCTCAAACACACTGAATCCAGCAACACCACGCACACGCATTCAGTTAAAGCCCAACTTCATGTAGCTTCCTAAAGCTTCCCCAGGATACTGCTGTACATAAGACCCACAAGCACCTTAGGTAAAGCATCCTGTACCTGAAACGCTCAATGTCTTCATCTGAAACAAGCTTCCTAATGAGCAGATAACCGTTGTCTTCATAGAACTGCCTTTGTTCTGTAGTCAAGATATTGTTGTCCAGAGTAAAGCTGGGAAACACAAGGGAAACACGTTAGTGCACAGCAGGTACAACAGCAGCACCAGACCCCCACCCAATGcctgaaggaaaacagtgatAAATCCTCCCCATGGCAGGTTCTGTGCTTTGTTAGTTTGGCTTTTCCTCTCTATAAATGAGGTTATAACTTACCGAAACTTCCCCGGCTGATGAACAGCACTAACTTGTGCTGAAGTAGGAACGAATGTCTGGAATGAAAATCAAGGAACTGCAGCACAAAAGAGTAGAACAGCTACACATCCTGAATCCTACAGTATGGTTCACAATAAAAGCATGCGCCTTGTCCACACATATAGGAAAGTCAGTACAATGCCCGAGACTTCAAAGGGTTTATCTCCAAGAACATGAAGATATTTAAGGAGACGCTCATTGGAGATGTTTACTTGCCTGGTCTCCCTATGCTCCAGAGAACAGTCAAACCTACCCAAAGCCTGTGCTGTCCCCTGCAGGTGCTTTTCAATCTCTCCCCTCCAATTGCTGCTGTGCCAAATTCAGAGCCAGAATTCAAATGAGATGAACCTGGGACTTCACATTCACACAGCGGTGGCACAAACCTGCTCTGCCTCCAGTTACTGCAGAGAGCAGATCCCTCCAAACCTCACAGGGAAagcacagacagaagaaaacctgCATTCCCTTATGTAGAGACAGTACAACCTCATCCATAGAACAATGAAGCATCACTTGGTAATGAACACTCACAACAGCTTTGCACAATGGTACTGAAACTTGACGCAGGGGAAAGGACAACAAAAAGGAATATTATCAAGTGGATCTCTATGTGCTGGTCCAACTGGGAGACTCCTGAGCTTTATAGAGATTGAAGACCTTCCTCCATGGCTCACCACAACCTTTTCCACGTGCCATAAAGGCACGAGCTCTTCTAGTATAAGTAGGTTTTGTCATCAGTTTCATCTGCAGTCCATATGCTGGGAGTCAGTTACAGCGGGAGAATCCCCAGGAGCTCTACCAGCACCACTGCTACGTGACCTAAGAAGTCCAACATCCAAATAACACCAGCTGTGTGGCTGCCTTCTGAATCTTCCATTTCCCTGCGTGTTTGAGGTGGCCTTTAATTCTACAGCCTGTGTGCTATCTCCCCCCAAACTGCTGTGTATATATATCCGATATACAGATAATATGCAGATTCCAACCTTATGAATATTCATATCTCAAGTACACCGTCTGCTGAGCCCATAAGACCAAGCACAGCTCCATGGCACGCAACAAccctgctgcatcccagcctGGAGCGCCAACCCgcacagccagcacacagctcccaccCCACAGTGCCAACATCCCACCCGACGCATTAAGGATACGAGAGCAGGGGCTGCCCGCGGGTTCAGGTGCCGCAGGATGGCGTCCAGCCGAGCCGCCGGCCCCGACCGCTTCCCCAGCTGCTCCATTGCGCCCCGCAGCCGGAGCGCCCGACCCGCAGCCCGAGCCTTTATACGCAGCAGGGGAGGAGCGCAGCCCCATCATGCTCTGCAGACTTCGCATGGGCTGCACATGCGCCGGCAGCCGTGCATGCTCAGAAAGGAGGATGTCAGGAGCTGAGAGCTGGCAGGGTTTGTAGATGGGAGGGTCCGCTGGAGGCTGGGAGGACGCGGGGAAGATCCCTCTCATCTGACTTAACGCTGAATATAAAGGGACTGGAAACAATCATATCTGAGATCAAAGCTCCAAAAGTTGTCATTTTTGTtagctccctgctgccaccacaTTGTTTAGAACCACACCACTCCTCTTCAGATCCCTCATGGCATTGTTTAGTTTACCCTGTACCATCAGAGTGACAATCCgtttatcacagaatggcctgggttgaaaaggaccacagtgatcatccagttcaaccccctgctgtgtgcagggtcagcaaccagcagaccaggctgcccagagctacatccagcctggccttgaatgccagGCAGCCCAATGTATGCAAACCTTCACACCTGCTCAGTTGGTTCATCATTCCCTTCTGCATGAGCAGTCCAGCCAGGTCCTGCTCCTCTAGACACAGCATTACTGCTGCAGTACAGCTCCAGGAGTGTAGCTCTGCTGTTGCTCCAGGCCATCTCATGATGACAGGGTGTACCCCCAAAACTCTGCATTCCAGCTACTTCAGGAGGCTCAAGTCAACAAGCACCTTGATGAAACGAGAGCTCAACCTACTAAGCTGCAGTGTGTTAGTGctacaaataaacagaaaccaAGGTTTGGATGGTAAGCAATTCTGAACTTAACCTCTATCCCCCCAAATCTGAATGCCTTCAAAAACCAGTGGCAAAACTCCCAGTGCTTTAAGTAAAGGTGTACTGTGACAAGGTGTGAAGCCTAAACTGCATTCCAGTTCCTGGCTCTTGTGGCCGGCAGACCCACATTTCAATCAGCACGGAACCCATGGATGTCTGCTTTGTGGGACTATAAGAGAACACAGGTGTTCACACAAGCGGGACAAACAAGATTAGGAacccaaaagaaaaagatctcaTAAGACAAAACTACAGTGTGTAGTCAGGGGGCAATATATAGGCATGATGAAgggacaacagcagcagctttgacAGCACACATCTCTTTACCGCAATAAAAATCAGACCTTTGACTCCTGATCTATGGTAAAACTCTTAGTCACAGCTAATCAGTCTATGCAGATACACCTTTGCAATCCAGAGCCAATCAGGAACCCAATACATCTTCATCTGTTTCAAAATACAAGTCCCATCACAGAGATAAGGCCAAACGCTGCCCACGTCAGTTATGACACACACCTGTTGTAACGCAGCTGTTTCTTCCTGGCCCACGTGCTGAACAGCATCTTATGCAAAAGTGTCTTTCAcgtctgaaaaaaagaataaaccaaAAAGGATGTGTGGTTAGtaacactgctgtgctgataTAGGAGCTTGAAAACTAAGATGCTTTCATAGATATATAAACACATGTAcaatatatacatgcatacattGTGCATTTTTAAACTAGAATAGTTCAAGCTTCAGAAGCCCATCTCCCTGTGCTCTGATTGCAATTATTCCTTgttaattattgtttttcttgctgcacAAGCCAGTGTTGTTGCATAGTGCCAGCAGCGTTAGCAACTCCCTTGTTACTGGGTCACCCTGTTACATCACATCCTGGTGTGAGTGCGGAGACCTCATCCAACTGGGCACAGGGCAATGGGTGGTTGGGGTGACCGCCCTTCGTTTGTACCATCACATTAATACAGTCCACGACCACACACGTGCTTTGATACAATAAAAGATGGATTTCAGGCATTGCCACCACTGTGACACACAACAAGACTGCTGCATTCACTCTCTGAACGAGTATCATGAACCTATGAGAAGAAACAAGGAGAGTCTCTTTGT
The Coturnix japonica isolate 7356 chromosome 1, Coturnix japonica 2.1, whole genome shotgun sequence DNA segment above includes these coding regions:
- the PHYH gene encoding phytanoyl-CoA dioxygenase, peroxisomal, whose protein sequence is MEQLGKRSGPAARLDAILRHLNPRAAPALTFVPTSAQVSAVHQPGKFRFTLDNNILTTEQRQFYEDNGYLLIRKLVSDEDIERFRKEFVRICKKEVRVPGAMIMKNEALRSQYGQTESVVNKVQDFQENEELFRYCTLPQILKYVECFTGPNIMAMHTMLINKLPDSDKQTFLHPMHQDLHYFPFRPADRIVCSWTAMQRADENNGCLVVLPGTHTLPLRPHGYPEWEGKTNKLFHGILDYNEKSPKVHLVMEKGDTVFFHPLLIHGSGINKTSGFRKSISCHFASSDGHYIDVKNTTQADLEKEVQEIAHKKYDMPDLDLKDVWTFRARVVQGERINL